One stretch of Lucilia cuprina isolate Lc7/37 chromosome 6, ASM2204524v1, whole genome shotgun sequence DNA includes these proteins:
- the LOC111680424 gene encoding UDP-glycosyltransferase UGT5-like: MHPKHLICSIFTTSLLWMLCTSPPQVESSKILAVYIFPGKSHFMMHNTIIKELIQRGHQVTMITAFSLKDLKLGANYTEVLIEPVYDFWTDIIQSFKADNIFELSEMQFFDILKMLDILGVKTTEHALKQTKVQEIINHPQPKGQYDLLLAEQFYQEPFLALSYIYDIPVVTSSTLGYENHMSQMMGVITPWSFVPHGFLPLTDHMSFMERLMNSYYSLAEDLHREWDLFPKMDKLVQKYFGHLKVNIPPVSHMEKNVSVMLLNSHTPLTTSRPSITGMVSIGGMHIYPPKQLPQDIKTFLDGAKNGAVYFSLGSNVQSKDMPAEKLKIFLEVFASMKERILWKFENESIANLPSNVMIKAWLPQADILAHPNVKVFITHGGLFGTQEGVHYAVPMLGMPIYSDQHLNMRKAVQSGYAISLHFPDITKPILKDSLEKLLHDPYYRNNINRISKIFHDRPLDARETAMYWIEYVIRHNGATHLRSAGLDLKWYQFYLLDVIAFVIGCIVLILTLSWLALRMILYRKPHQVKSKMQ; encoded by the exons ATG CATCCCAAACATTTAATATGTTCAATATTTACAACCTCCCTACTATGGATGTTATGTACGAGTCCACCTCAAGTTGAAAGTTCAAAAATTCTGGCCGTATATATATTTCCCGGTAAAAGTCACTTTATGATGCATAATACCATTATAAAGGAACTCATACAGAGAGGTCATCAAGTGACAATGATAACAGCTTTTAGtttaaaggatttaaaattAGGAGCCAACTATACAGAAGTTTTAATAGAACCAGTTTATGATTTTTGGACTGATA TTATACAATCATTTAAAGCCGACAATATTTTCGAATTATCCGAAATGCaatttttcgatattttaaaaatgttggatATACTCGGTGTGAAGACCACCGAACATGCTTTAAAACAAACCAAAGTTCAGGAAATCATTAATCATCCACAGCCAAAGGGACAATATGATTTGCTTCTGGCCGAACAATTCTATCAGGAACCCTTTTTGGCCTTGTCCTATATATACGATATACCCGTGGTAACTAGCAGTACTTTGGGTTATGAAAATCATATGAGTCAAATGATGGGCGTAATAACGCCCTGGTCATTTGTACCTCATGGTTTTTTACCCTTGACCGATCATATGAGTTTTATGGAACGTCTTATGAATAGTTATTATTCACTTGCAGAAGATTTGCATAGAGAATGGGATTTATTTCCGAAAATGGATAAATTGGTGCAGAAATATTTTGGTCATTTAAAAG TTAATATTCCTCCCGTTTCTCATATGGAAAAGAATGTATCTGTCATGTTGCTTAACAGTCATACACCTTTAACCACCTCCCGACCTTCAATTACCGGTATGGTATCCATAGGAGGCATGCACATCTATCCACCCAAACAACTGCCACAAGATATCAAAACCTTCTTAGATGGAGCAAAAAATGGTGCCGTTTATTTCAGTTTGG GCAGCAATGTCCAATCGAAAGATATGCCtgctgaaaaacttaaaattttccttGAAGTCTTTGCCTCCATGAAAGAGCGTATACTTTGGAAATTTGAGAATGAAAGTATAGCCAATCTGCCATCAAATGTCATGATCAAAGCCTGGTTACCACAAGCCGATATATTGGCTCATCCCAATGTCAAAGTATTCATTACACATGGTGGTTTATTCGGCACTCAGGAAGGAGTTCACTATGCCGTTCCCATGTTGGGCATGCCAATCTATAGTGATCAACATTTAAATATGCGTAAAGCTGTACAAAGTGGTTATGCTATTAGTCTACATTTTCCCGATATAACAAAACCAATTTTAAAAGATTCTCTAGAGAAATTACTACACGATCCTTATTATcgtaataatattaatagaatttcgaaaattttccatgaTCGTCCTTTGGATGCTCGTGAAACTGCCATGTATTGGATTGAATATGTTATAAGGCATAACGGTGCTACTCACTTAAGATCAGCTGGTTTAGATCTTAAATGGTATCAATTTTATCTATTGGATGTTATAGCTTTTGTTATTGGCTGCATTGTCTTGATCTTGACATTGTCTTGGCTTGCTTTACGTATGATTTTGTATCGTAAACCTCATCAGGTGAAATCTAAG Atgcaataa
- the LOC111680425 gene encoding UDP-glycosyltransferase UGT5-like isoform X2 — MHLKHLICSSLTISLLWMLCMSPAPAESSKILAVYAFPGKSHYMMHKTIIKELIQRGHQVTMITAFSLKDLKLGANYTEVLIEPVYDFWSDIIPFFKADNIFELSEMDFFDFLKMLEIIGMKTTEHALKQPKVQEIINHPQPKGQYDLLLAEQFYQEPFLALSYIYDIPVVTSSTLGYENHMSQMMGVLTPWSFVPHGFLPFTDQMSFMERVKNSYYSLAEDLIREWDLFPKMDKLVQKYFGHLKVNIPPVSHMEKNVSVMLLNSHTPLTTSRPSITGMVPIGGMHIYPPKQLPQDIKTFLDGAENGAIYFSLGSNVQSKDMPAEKLKIFLEVFASMKQRILWKFENESIANLPSNVMIKAWLPQADILAHPNVKVFITHGGLFGTQEGVHYAVPMLGMPIYCDQHLNMRKAVQNGYAISLHFPDITKPILKDSLDKLLHDPYYRNNINRISNIFHDRPLGARETAMYWIEYVIRHNGATHLRSAGLDLKWYQFYLLDVIAFVIGCIVLTLTLSWLALRMILYRKPHHVKSKMQ; from the exons ATG CATCTCAAACATTTAATATGTTCATCATTAACAATCTCCCTCCTGTGGATGCTTTGTATGAGTCCAGCTCCAGCTGAGAGTTCAAAAATTCTGGCCGTATATGCTTTTCCCGGTAAAAGTCACTATATGATGCATAAAACCATTATAAAGGAACTCATACAGAGAGGTCATCAAGTAACAATGATAACAGCGTTTAGtttaaaggatttaaaattGGGTGCTAACTATACAGAAGTTTTGATCGAACCAGTTTATGATTTTTGGAGTGATA ttatacCATTCTTTAAAGCCGACAACATTTTTGAATTATCCGAAATGGACTTCttcgattttttgaaaatgttggaaATTATCGGTATGAAAACCACTGAACATGCCCTTAAGCAACCCAAAGTTCAGGAAATCATTAATCATCCCCAGCCGAAGGGACAATATGATTTACTTTTGGCCGAACAATTCTATCAGGAACCCTTTTTAGCCCTTTCCTACATATACGATATACCCGTAGTGACTAGCAGTACTTTGGGTTATGAAAATCATATGAGTCAAATGATGGGCGTATTAACACCCTGGTCATTTGTGCCCCATGGTTTTTTGCCTTTCACCGATCAAATGAGCTTTATGGaacgtgttaaaaatagttattattcATTGGCTGAAGATTTGATTAGAGAATGGGATTTATTTCCGAAAATGGATAAATTAGTGCAGAAATATTTTGGCCACTTGAAAG TTAATATTCCTCCCGTTTCCCATATGGAAAAGAATGTATCTGTCATGTTGCTTAACAGTCATACACCTTTAACCACCTCCAGGCCCTCAATTACCGGTATGGTACCCATAGGAGGCATGCACATCTATCCACCCAAACAACTGCCGCAAGATATTAAAACTTTCTTAGATGGCGCAGAAAATGGTGCCATTTATTTCAGTTTGG GCAGCAATGTCCAATCGAAAGATATGCCtgctgaaaaacttaaaattttcctcGAAGTCTTTGCCTCCATGAAACAGCGTATACTTTggaaatttgaaaatgaaagTATAGCCAATCTGCCATCAAATGTCATGATCAAAGCCTGGTTACCACAAGCCGATATATTGGCTCATCCAAATGTCAAAGTGTTCATTACTCATGGTGGTTTATTCGGCACTCAGGAAGGTGTTCACTATGCCGTTCCCATGTTGGGTATGCCTATCTATTGTGATCAACATCTAAATATGCGCAAAGCTGTGCAAAATGGTTATGCCATAAGTCTACATTTTCCCGATATAACAAAACCAATTTTAAAAGATTCACTAGACAAATTACTCCACGATCCCTATTATcgtaataatattaatagaatTTCGAATATTTTCCATGATCGTCCTTTGGGTGCTCGTGAAACTGCCATGTATTGGATCGAATATGTTATAAGGCATAATGGTGCTACTCACTTAAGATCAGCTGGTTTAGATCTTAAATGGTATCAATTTTATCTATTGGATGTTATAGCTTTCGTTATTGGATGCATTGTGTTGACCTTGACATTGTCTTGGCTTGCTCTACGTATGATTTTGTATCGTAAACCTCATCATGTAAAATCTAAGAtgcaataa
- the LOC111680425 gene encoding UDP-glycosyltransferase UGT5-like isoform X1 — MHLKHLICSSLTISLLWMLCMSPAPAESSKILAVYAFPGKSHYMMHKTIIKELIQRGHQVTMITAFSLKDLKLGANYTEVLIEPVYDFWSDIIPFFKADNIFELSEMDFFDFLKMLEIIGMKTTEHALKQPKVQEIINHPQPKGQYDLLLAEQFYQEPFLALSYIYDIPVVTSSTLGYENHMSQMMGVLTPWSFVPHGFLPFTDQMSFMERVKNSYYSLAEDLIREWDLFPKMDKLVQKYFGHLKVNIPPVSHMEKNVSVMLLNSHTPLTTSRPSITGMVPIGGMHIYPPKQLPQDIKTFLDGAENGAIYFSLGSNVQSKDMPAEKLKIFLEVFASMKQRILWKFENESIANLPSNVMIKAWLPQADILAHPNVKVFITHGGLFGTQEGVHYAVPMLGMPIYCDQHLNMRKAVQNGYAISLHFPDITKPILKDSLDKLLHDPYYRNNINRISNIFHDRPLGARETAMYWIEYVIRHNGATHLRSAGLDLKWYQFYLLDVIAFVIGCIVLTLTLSWLALRMILYRKPHHVKSKMQ, encoded by the exons atg CATCTCAAACATTTAATATGTTCATCATTAACAATCTCCCTCCTGTGGATGCTTTGTATGAGTCCAGCTCCAGCTGAGAGTTCAAAAATTCTGGCCGTATATGCTTTTCCCGGTAAAAGTCACTATATGATGCATAAAACCATTATAAAGGAACTCATACAGAGAGGTCATCAAGTAACAATGATAACAGCGTTTAGtttaaaggatttaaaattGGGTGCTAACTATACAGAAGTTTTGATCGAACCAGTTTATGATTTTTGGAGTGATA ttatacCATTCTTTAAAGCCGACAACATTTTTGAATTATCCGAAATGGACTTCttcgattttttgaaaatgttggaaATTATCGGTATGAAAACCACTGAACATGCCCTTAAGCAACCCAAAGTTCAGGAAATCATTAATCATCCCCAGCCGAAGGGACAATATGATTTACTTTTGGCCGAACAATTCTATCAGGAACCCTTTTTAGCCCTTTCCTACATATACGATATACCCGTAGTGACTAGCAGTACTTTGGGTTATGAAAATCATATGAGTCAAATGATGGGCGTATTAACACCCTGGTCATTTGTGCCCCATGGTTTTTTGCCTTTCACCGATCAAATGAGCTTTATGGaacgtgttaaaaatagttattattcATTGGCTGAAGATTTGATTAGAGAATGGGATTTATTTCCGAAAATGGATAAATTAGTGCAGAAATATTTTGGCCACTTGAAAG TTAATATTCCTCCCGTTTCCCATATGGAAAAGAATGTATCTGTCATGTTGCTTAACAGTCATACACCTTTAACCACCTCCAGGCCCTCAATTACCGGTATGGTACCCATAGGAGGCATGCACATCTATCCACCCAAACAACTGCCGCAAGATATTAAAACTTTCTTAGATGGCGCAGAAAATGGTGCCATTTATTTCAGTTTGG GCAGCAATGTCCAATCGAAAGATATGCCtgctgaaaaacttaaaattttcctcGAAGTCTTTGCCTCCATGAAACAGCGTATACTTTggaaatttgaaaatgaaagTATAGCCAATCTGCCATCAAATGTCATGATCAAAGCCTGGTTACCACAAGCCGATATATTGGCTCATCCAAATGTCAAAGTGTTCATTACTCATGGTGGTTTATTCGGCACTCAGGAAGGTGTTCACTATGCCGTTCCCATGTTGGGTATGCCTATCTATTGTGATCAACATCTAAATATGCGCAAAGCTGTGCAAAATGGTTATGCCATAAGTCTACATTTTCCCGATATAACAAAACCAATTTTAAAAGATTCACTAGACAAATTACTCCACGATCCCTATTATcgtaataatattaatagaatTTCGAATATTTTCCATGATCGTCCTTTGGGTGCTCGTGAAACTGCCATGTATTGGATCGAATATGTTATAAGGCATAATGGTGCTACTCACTTAAGATCAGCTGGTTTAGATCTTAAATGGTATCAATTTTATCTATTGGATGTTATAGCTTTCGTTATTGGATGCATTGTGTTGACCTTGACATTGTCTTGGCTTGCTCTACGTATGATTTTGTATCGTAAACCTCATCATGTAAAATCTAAGAtgcaataa
- the LOC111680421 gene encoding uncharacterized protein LOC111680421: MSKFLTSADIEDGKIEYDPKTGASTQYRVIEGGYEMITTTPQPNGGIKTSTRTFWDPKPVSEEDMKKEQANKKVIQQRMNKEIRIDERTTMLTRAIEGGYEEVYTTINEDGTRSTKTKTFFDSVPEGTPFPGQAQQPKQPGNKKTITRKSSVESNDSTDNRKLVQKVNKNQQLQNVQQQTTSNVQQQSTYHETRRTSQNIEITENNRTVRKNSLQTEQNIRQVTSSNVTDGKDSKTKKTKKPKSTAPPPPADFFQNDTTTVSTKRVPGGHEYTYTTQLESGKTITTSKTVYEEEEVELTEEEIKEYKKTLKDAEKHKNVTTTKKLKSESGTKKIVPSENPGDVTTVETIKIEGGTEYHYTTVTAEGIVKKAVKTVYDPVPSSNPEDTEEEEIIEEYEEEIIEPGEKNVRTIETIKSLPHKFEEEVTITHEKKEKKTKRSMVVGH; this comes from the exons AATTCTTGACTTCTGCCGATATTGAAGATGGTAAAATTGAGTATGACCCCAAGACCGGTGCCAGCACTCAATACCGTGTCATTGAGGGTGGTTATGAAATGATAACTACTACTCCCCAACCTAATGGTGGTATTAAGACCTCGACCAGAACTTTCTGGGATCCTAAGCCCGTTAGTGAGGAAGATATGAAAAAGGAGCAGGCCAATAAAAAGGTCATACAGCAACGCATGAATAAGGAGATCCGTATTGATGAGAGAACCACTATGTTGACTCGTGCCATTGAGGGTGGTTATGAGGAGGTATACACCACCATCAATGAAGATGGTACTAGGAGCACTAAGACCAAGACCTTCTTCGATTCCGTACCCGAAGGTACACCCTTCCCCGGTCAAGCTCAACAACCTAAACAGCCCGGTAACAAGAAGACCATTACACGCAAGTCTTCGGTAGAATCTAACGACTCCACCGATAACCGCAAATTAGTCCAAAAGGTCAACAAGAACCAACAATTGCAAAACGTCCAACAACAAACCACCTCCAATGTCCAACAACAATCCACCTATCATGAGACTCGTCGCACTTCTCAAAACATTGAGATAACCGAAAACAATCGTACCGTACGCAAGAACTCTTTGCAAACTGAACAAAACATTAGACAAGTCACCTCTTCCAATGTAACCGACGGCAAGGATAGCAAGACCAAGAAGACTAAGAAGCCCAAGTCTACTGCTCCCCCACCACCAGCTGATTTCTTCCAAAACGATACCACCACTGTATCCACCAAACGTGTGCCTGGTGGTCATGAGTACACTTATACCACTCAATTGGAATCGGGCAAAACTATTACCACCTCCAAGACCGTCTACGAAGAGGAGGAAGTCGAATTGACCGAAGAAGAAATCAAGGAatacaagaaaactttaaaGGATGCAGAAAAGCACAAGAATGTGACCACCACCAAGAAATTGAAATCGGAGTCGGGCACCAAGAAAATTGTACCCTCTGAAAATCCCGGTGATGTTACCACCGTCGAAACCATTAAGATTGAGGGTGGCACTGAATATCACTATACCACCGTTACCGCTGAGGGTATTGTTAAGAAGGCCGTTAAGACCGTCTACGATCCCGTGCCATCCTCCAATCCCGAGGATACCGAAGAAGAGGAAATCATTGAAGAGTACGAAGAGGAAATCATTGAGCCCGGCGAGAAGAACGTTAGAACTATTGAGACCATCAAGAGTTTGCCACATAAATTTGAAG AGGAAGTTACCATCACCCACGAAAAGAAGGAGAAGAAGACCAAGAGATCCATGGTTGTCGGCCATTAA